One window of the Caminibacter pacificus genome contains the following:
- a CDS encoding flagellar basal body L-ring protein FlgH, with the protein MLFIGCASHPMDPTISMTPPKYVQEMPSKDTDNVSNNPGSLFSNGTNLFSDTKAKRVNDVVTVVITEQITQSSQASKKLNESNTDAGGLFDATISGGAYVGGKEYKLSKTGIGINFPSMNSTRTFQGSGTQQRNEKFQTTITARIVKVLANGNYYIYGTRELYVDGQKQIIQISGVVRPEDISPDNTIDSKYIADAKIAYKTQGDIKRYTEQNWFAKLWSAIVPW; encoded by the coding sequence ATGCTATTTATTGGTTGTGCGTCTCACCCGATGGACCCTACTATTTCTATGACTCCTCCGAAATACGTTCAGGAAATGCCGAGTAAAGATACGGACAACGTATCAAACAATCCGGGCTCTTTATTTTCAAACGGAACCAATCTTTTTTCCGATACCAAAGCAAAAAGAGTAAATGACGTCGTAACGGTTGTAATTACCGAACAAATCACTCAATCCTCACAAGCCAGCAAAAAACTAAACGAATCCAATACTGATGCCGGAGGGCTTTTTGACGCCACGATTTCGGGCGGTGCGTATGTGGGAGGAAAAGAGTATAAACTCTCAAAAACCGGTATCGGTATTAATTTTCCAAGTATGAATTCAACAAGAACTTTTCAAGGTAGCGGCACTCAACAAAGAAACGAAAAATTTCAAACGACAATTACGGCAAGAATAGTAAAAGTACTCGCAAACGGAAACTACTACATCTACGGCACTCGCGAGCTGTATGTGGACGGACAAAAACAGATTATTCAAATAAGCGGTGTAGTTAGACCAGAAGACATCAGCCCCGATAATACGATAGACAGCAAATATATCGCCGATGCGAAAATTGCATATAAAACCCAAGGAGATATCAAAAGGTATACCGAACAAAATTGGTTTGCTAAATTGTGGAGTGCGATTGTGCCGTGGTAA
- a CDS encoding YkgJ family cysteine cluster protein: MKNLIEKEGFPYKFDPSACESCEGNCCIGESGYIWVSPKEIEDIANFLKIDKSLFINRFLIKVGYKYSIKERPYKNGFACIFFENGCKIYPVRPRQCRTFPFWDYFKDKIDELKKECPGIVENGEEIEKKN, encoded by the coding sequence ATGAAAAATTTAATCGAAAAAGAGGGATTTCCGTATAAATTCGACCCGAGTGCTTGCGAGAGTTGCGAGGGGAATTGTTGTATCGGTGAAAGCGGGTATATTTGGGTCTCTCCAAAAGAGATAGAGGATATCGCAAATTTTTTAAAAATTGACAAATCGTTATTTATTAATCGCTTTTTAATTAAAGTGGGGTATAAATATTCTATAAAGGAAAGACCTTACAAAAACGGATTTGCTTGTATTTTTTTCGAAAACGGATGTAAAATATATCCGGTTAGACCGAGACAATGTAGGACGTTTCCGTTTTGGGATTATTTCAAAGACAAAATCGACGAATTAAAAAAAGAGTGCCCGGGTATCGTGGAGAATGGAGAAGAGATTGAGAAGAAAAATTAG
- the pdxA gene encoding 4-hydroxythreonine-4-phosphate dehydrogenase: protein MQKVAISIGDLNGVGIEIALKAHEKIKKIVNPIYCINKKMLKKAAKLLNTEIPDDFEIFEVEGDFEINPGKIDEKAGKYSFYSFISAINLAKEKKVDAICTLPINKESWSKAGIKYKGHTEVLRDIFKKEAIMMLGCEKMYVALFTEHIPLKEVPKKIKKEKLIQFFSDFYRSTGFEKVGVLGLNPHAGDGGVLGDEEIKEILPAIIETNEMLNKEIFYGPLVPDIAFTAKKGVFIAMYHDQGLAPLKALYFDESINVSLNLPILRTSVDHGTAFDIAYKGIAKTKSYENAIKYILNHKN, encoded by the coding sequence ATGCAAAAAGTCGCAATTAGCATTGGAGATTTAAACGGCGTAGGGATAGAGATAGCTCTAAAAGCACATGAAAAAATAAAAAAAATAGTCAATCCGATATATTGTATTAACAAAAAAATGTTAAAAAAAGCCGCTAAGTTATTAAATACCGAAATTCCAGATGATTTCGAAATTTTTGAGGTTGAGGGTGATTTTGAAATAAACCCCGGAAAAATAGACGAAAAAGCTGGAAAATACTCTTTTTATAGTTTTATAAGTGCTATTAACTTAGCAAAAGAAAAAAAAGTCGATGCCATATGTACGTTGCCTATCAATAAAGAGAGTTGGAGCAAGGCCGGGATAAAATACAAAGGTCATACCGAAGTTTTAAGAGATATCTTCAAAAAAGAAGCGATAATGATGCTCGGGTGTGAAAAAATGTATGTCGCTTTATTTACCGAGCATATTCCGCTAAAAGAAGTACCGAAAAAAATCAAAAAAGAAAAGCTTATTCAGTTTTTTTCGGACTTTTATAGAAGTACGGGATTTGAAAAAGTAGGAGTTTTGGGGCTCAATCCTCATGCAGGAGATGGAGGAGTGTTGGGAGATGAAGAGATAAAAGAGATATTGCCGGCAATAATCGAAACAAACGAAATGCTAAATAAAGAGATTTTTTACGGCCCTCTTGTGCCGGATATCGCATTTACGGCTAAAAAAGGGGTGTTTATTGCAATGTATCACGACCAAGGACTCGCACCTTTAAAAGCATTATATTTCGACGAAAGCATAAACGTATCATTGAATCTGCCGATTCTAAGAACATCCGTCGACCACGGGACGGCATTTGACATCGCATACAAAGGTATTGCTAAAACCAAAAGTTACGAAAATGCGATAAAATATATCTTAAATCACAAAAATTGA
- a CDS encoding GGDEF domain-containing protein — translation MLNGVFLKNAIKDLLISIVSSTVFYFLLRYLNADKKIIPYAVSFMFIFVFAVSITASFVMFKLKLKINDLNEKLSKLAKFDETTDVYKRIYFFEMAYKYFDISKRKKLPLSVMIIDIDDFSFFNNKYGLEFSDKILHTIGSKLKTSLRGMDIIGRYGGDSFIIMSFSNKEELINLANRIRNMLKIIEVEGKPIALSLSIGITEKKDQDTLNNLIKRADEAVILAKEKGGNRVDFLEQFLLFE, via the coding sequence TTGTTAAACGGGGTTTTTTTAAAAAACGCGATTAAAGATTTACTGATTTCGATAGTATCGAGTACGGTGTTTTATTTTCTACTCAGATATCTAAACGCCGATAAGAAAATAATACCTTATGCGGTTAGTTTTATGTTTATTTTTGTCTTTGCCGTATCGATAACGGCATCATTTGTTATGTTTAAACTTAAGCTAAAAATAAACGACCTAAACGAAAAACTCTCTAAACTTGCAAAATTTGACGAAACTACTGATGTTTATAAGAGAATTTACTTTTTTGAGATGGCCTATAAATATTTTGATATTTCAAAAAGAAAAAAATTGCCTCTTAGCGTTATGATTATCGATATTGACGATTTTTCGTTTTTTAATAACAAATACGGGCTTGAATTCAGCGACAAAATCCTACATACAATCGGTTCGAAACTGAAAACGTCTCTTAGGGGTATGGATATTATCGGTAGATACGGCGGTGATAGTTTTATAATTATGAGTTTTTCAAATAAAGAAGAATTGATTAATTTAGCCAACAGAATAAGAAATATGCTAAAAATTATCGAAGTGGAAGGAAAACCTATCGCACTTTCTCTAAGTATTGGTATTACAGAAAAAAAAGACCAAGACACTTTAAATAACTTAATAAAAAGAGCTGATGAAGCCGTAATCTTAGCAAAAGAAAAAGGCGGTAACAGGGTAGACTTTTTGGAACAGTTTTTGCTTTTTGAGTAA
- the kdsB gene encoding 3-deoxy-manno-octulosonate cytidylyltransferase, with translation MIIIPARLSSSRLPNKVLAEIENKPMIIWCAQVASQVDDVCIATDSQEVIEVAKKYGFNAVMTSDKHQSGSDRIKEAADILGLKDDDLVINMQGDEPFLEPEILNEVKNKLLEIKKRDFVMVSCYKEISEIQAEDPNLVKVILDKNGDAIYFSRSKIPYNRDNTPHQYFGHIGIYGFDKKSLDMFVKMQGEIEHIEKLEQLRVIENGKKIAMIKVKTQSFGIDTKDDLEKARAYAKSRN, from the coding sequence ATGATTATTATTCCCGCAAGATTAAGCTCAAGCAGACTTCCTAATAAAGTTTTAGCCGAAATAGAAAACAAACCTATGATAATTTGGTGTGCGCAAGTCGCAAGCCAAGTTGACGACGTATGTATAGCAACAGACAGCCAAGAAGTAATAGAAGTAGCGAAAAAATACGGATTTAACGCCGTAATGACAAGCGACAAACACCAAAGCGGTAGCGACAGAATAAAAGAAGCGGCCGATATTTTGGGATTAAAAGATGATGATTTGGTAATAAATATGCAAGGCGACGAGCCGTTTTTGGAGCCTGAAATATTAAACGAAGTAAAAAATAAACTTTTAGAAATAAAAAAAAGAGATTTCGTAATGGTAAGCTGTTATAAAGAGATAAGTGAAATTCAAGCCGAAGACCCTAATCTTGTAAAAGTAATACTCGATAAAAACGGCGATGCGATATATTTTTCAAGAAGCAAAATCCCATACAACCGCGACAACACCCCGCACCAATACTTCGGACATATCGGTATTTACGGATTCGATAAAAAAAGTCTCGATATGTTCGTAAAAATGCAAGGAGAGATAGAACATATCGAAAAATTGGAACAATTAAGAGTTATAGAAAACGGCAAAAAAATAGCAATGATTAAAGTTAAAACCCAAAGCTTCGGAATAGATACAAAAGACGACCTTGAAAAGGCAAGAGCATATGCAAAAAGTCGCAATTAG
- the hemW gene encoding radical SAM family heme chaperone HemW produces MTDNKRKKYNFTTSNDDFPLLYIHIPFCDSKCNYCAFNSYTNINHLKKEYFEAIKKQFLNDVKKENFKTVFIGGGTPSTMSVEFYEKLFGLLAPHIKNCREITIECNPNTSYEWLREIKNLGVNRISFGVQSFNDEKLKFLNRNHSPSQAINAIQNAKKAGFENINLDLIYSTALDTKELLSQDLKIAFSLPITHISAYSLTIEENTKWEGDFSKRKYDEELEIWFIEKIKEKFPQYEISNFGKPCEHNLGYWRGDEYIGIGAGAVGFREWRMGNGEWGMENRECTMYNGKWDMKNEKRKIFRYYTQNDVYEYLKNPTKYNYEYLSLEDIKKEKVFLGLRSILGFEENILNEEEKKRVEILIEEKKLFKKQNKIHAYDFLLADALSAYILD; encoded by the coding sequence ATGACAGATAATAAAAGAAAAAAATACAATTTTACAACCTCAAACGACGATTTTCCGCTTCTTTATATTCATATTCCGTTTTGCGATAGCAAATGCAACTACTGCGCTTTTAATTCCTATACAAATATAAACCACTTAAAAAAAGAGTACTTCGAAGCGATAAAAAAGCAGTTTTTAAACGACGTAAAAAAAGAAAATTTCAAAACCGTCTTTATAGGAGGCGGTACACCGTCGACTATGAGCGTGGAGTTTTACGAAAAACTTTTTGGGCTTTTAGCGCCTCATATAAAAAACTGCCGTGAAATTACGATAGAATGCAACCCGAACACCTCTTACGAATGGCTTAGAGAGATAAAAAACTTGGGAGTGAATAGGATAAGCTTCGGCGTTCAGAGTTTTAACGATGAAAAACTAAAATTCCTAAATAGAAACCACTCTCCATCCCAAGCGATAAATGCAATCCAAAACGCAAAAAAAGCCGGCTTTGAAAACATAAATTTAGACCTCATCTACTCTACCGCACTTGATACGAAAGAGCTTTTATCGCAAGATTTGAAAATCGCTTTTTCTCTTCCGATCACACACATCAGCGCCTATTCTTTGACAATAGAAGAAAATACGAAATGGGAAGGTGATTTTTCAAAAAGAAAATATGACGAAGAACTTGAAATTTGGTTTATTGAAAAGATTAAAGAAAAATTCCCTCAATACGAAATATCGAATTTCGGAAAACCTTGCGAGCATAATTTGGGATATTGGAGAGGAGACGAATATATAGGTATCGGTGCCGGGGCGGTAGGGTTTAGGGAATGGAGAATGGGGAATGGAGAATGGGGAATGGAAAATAGAGAATGTACAATGTACAATGGAAAATGGGATATGAAGAATGAAAAAAGAAAAATATTTAGATACTACACCCAAAACGACGTTTACGAATACCTAAAAAACCCTACGAAATACAATTACGAATATTTAAGCCTTGAAGATATAAAAAAAGAAAAAGTATTTTTAGGGCTTCGCTCCATTTTAGGCTTTGAAGAGAATATTTTAAACGAAGAAGAGAAAAAAAGAGTCGAAATTTTGATAGAAGAAAAAAAATTATTCAAAAAACAAAATAAAATCCACGCTTACGACTTCTTGCTTGCAGACGCTCTTAGCGCTTATATTTTAGACTGA
- the trpC gene encoding indole-3-glycerol phosphate synthase TrpC has translation MILEKIITQTKKDLQKRKNEEDFKKFLNVKRDFRDVKKALKSTPENPYRIIAEVKKASPSKGIIREDFNPLEIAKIYNETADAMSILTEPHFFQGSLEYLKKINEFSNIPLLRKDFIVDEFQIAEAYAAGADFVLLIAKALEVDELKKLYDFAKNIGLEVLFEIHDKEDLQKALEVGAEIIGFNHRDLKTFKMDMDLSKKLIPFLPKNCIIVAESGINDFDTVKRLHQNGVDAFLVGEHFMRQTDIKNAVLKLKGE, from the coding sequence ATGATTTTAGAAAAGATAATAACGCAGACGAAAAAAGATTTGCAAAAAAGAAAAAACGAAGAGGATTTTAAGAAATTTTTGAATGTTAAGAGGGATTTTAGAGATGTAAAAAAAGCTCTAAAATCCACTCCGGAAAATCCTTATAGAATAATTGCGGAAGTAAAAAAAGCGAGTCCCTCAAAGGGAATTATAAGAGAAGATTTTAATCCTTTGGAAATTGCTAAAATTTATAACGAAACTGCCGATGCTATGAGTATATTAACCGAGCCTCATTTTTTTCAGGGTAGTTTGGAATATTTGAAAAAAATTAACGAATTTAGTAATATTCCGCTCCTTAGAAAAGATTTTATCGTAGATGAGTTTCAAATCGCCGAAGCCTATGCAGCAGGGGCTGATTTTGTGCTTTTGATTGCAAAAGCGCTTGAAGTTGATGAGCTTAAAAAATTATACGACTTTGCAAAAAATATCGGTCTTGAAGTGTTATTTGAGATTCACGATAAAGAAGATTTGCAAAAAGCATTGGAAGTGGGAGCTGAGATTATCGGATTTAACCACAGAGATTTGAAAACTTTCAAAATGGATATGGATTTGAGCAAAAAACTTATTCCGTTTTTGCCAAAAAATTGTATAATAGTAGCCGAAAGCGGTATTAATGATTTCGATACCGTAAAAAGGCTTCATCAAAACGGAGTTGACGCCTTTTTGGTCGGGGAGCATTTTATGAGACAAACCGATATTAAAAATGCTGTTTTAAAATTAAAAGGAGAATAG
- a CDS encoding RNA pyrophosphohydrolase, whose product MKKYRPNVAAIVLSPKYPEKVEVLIAKRTDVDAWQFPQGGIDKGESAREALLRELKEEIGTDEVEIIAEMPEWLSYDFPPRIAKKMYPFDGQTQKYFLVRLKPGAKINLNTEIPEFRDYKFVSLDKVFEYVKSFKRPVYKKVIDYFKKEGYL is encoded by the coding sequence TTGAAAAAATATAGACCAAATGTTGCGGCTATAGTACTTTCACCTAAATATCCTGAAAAGGTTGAGGTTTTAATTGCTAAAAGAACGGATGTGGATGCATGGCAATTTCCTCAGGGAGGGATTGATAAAGGGGAGAGTGCGAGAGAAGCGCTTTTAAGAGAACTAAAAGAAGAAATAGGTACTGACGAAGTGGAAATTATCGCAGAGATGCCTGAGTGGCTGAGTTATGATTTTCCACCGAGGATTGCAAAAAAAATGTATCCTTTTGACGGGCAGACGCAAAAATATTTTTTGGTGAGATTAAAACCCGGAGCAAAAATAAACCTTAACACCGAAATACCGGAATTCAGAGATTATAAATTCGTAAGTCTTGATAAAGTTTTCGAATACGTCAAGTCGTTTAAAAGACCGGTTTATAAAAAAGTGATAGATTATTTTAAAAAAGAAGGCTATTTATAA
- a CDS encoding tRNA1(Val) (adenine(37)-N6)-methyltransferase has translation MNLYQPKNGYCYNSDTMFLYDFITKFNIKGEVLEVGGGCGVLGLLIKRDFPKINLTIIEKQKIMTEFIEKNLKENSLKAEVINDDFLDYEFKKRFDFIISNPPFYQGTLKSENEIKKIARYEEFLPMDKFFEKVNRVLSERGEFIFCYDAKRVDEIIKKLPKPLKITDMRFMHPKIDKKATLVMIRAKRHAKSMVVIHPPLIGFEGEEYSKEAAEIYKKAATNSIKV, from the coding sequence TTGAACCTCTATCAACCTAAAAACGGATATTGTTATAACTCCGATACGATGTTTTTGTACGATTTTATAACGAAATTCAATATTAAAGGCGAGGTTTTAGAAGTCGGTGGAGGTTGTGGGGTTTTGGGTCTTTTGATAAAAAGAGATTTTCCAAAAATCAATCTAACCATTATCGAAAAGCAAAAAATAATGACCGAATTTATAGAAAAAAATCTAAAAGAAAACTCGCTAAAAGCCGAAGTGATTAACGATGATTTTTTGGATTATGAGTTTAAAAAAAGATTTGATTTTATTATCTCTAATCCCCCTTTTTATCAAGGAACTCTAAAAAGCGAAAACGAAATAAAAAAAATCGCAAGATACGAAGAGTTTTTGCCAATGGATAAATTTTTTGAAAAAGTGAATAGAGTTTTGAGCGAAAGAGGGGAGTTTATTTTTTGTTATGATGCAAAAAGAGTTGATGAAATAATAAAAAAATTGCCTAAACCTCTAAAAATTACCGATATGAGATTTATGCACCCGAAAATCGATAAAAAAGCCACGCTTGTTATGATAAGAGCAAAAAGACACGCAAAATCTATGGTGGTTATTCATCCTCCTTTAATAGGTTTTGAGGGGGAAGAATATTCGAAAGAAGCGGCAGAAATTTATAAAAAAGCCGCGACAAATAGTATAAAAGTGTAG
- a CDS encoding tetratricopeptide repeat protein translates to MRRKISLLIAGIFIITGCATKQTPPPIGKKVIPNEDEYIIKALLAEDSGEFNKSIAIYKYLYQKTKKPVYYEKIVEDLFRERKFDEVIKKAEEFNKEHFDKKIFEYEIFALLEKKEYEKAKNLLKEKFNKKDEFYYMMMSYILIKQNKLDEAVYYLKSLYALNHSKNVLLELSDVLIRLKKYNEALAYLRTHLDLYGCDFDVCKRLAVIYKQTYDYDNLANIYEKLGIYDEKYLVYAINIYMENGEYKKAINLIKKYGLNKEYLMMVYVQEKKFRKASAVAYELYEKTSNPKYLLKYCEYLYYDHPTKEEIKDIAKKLEYLIAFYPNAYLYNFLGYVLIDNDINVKKGLYFVQKAVELQPENIEYIDSLAWGYYKLGKCKEAWDIIRYIQTKDKEILKHKRLIEKCVRRGKREGEMVK, encoded by the coding sequence TTGAGAAGAAAAATTAGCCTTTTAATCGCGGGTATTTTTATTATTACGGGTTGTGCGACAAAACAAACGCCTCCGCCTATCGGAAAAAAAGTAATTCCCAATGAAGACGAGTATATTATAAAAGCTCTTTTGGCTGAAGATAGCGGCGAGTTTAACAAATCGATAGCTATTTATAAATATTTGTATCAAAAAACGAAAAAGCCAGTTTATTATGAAAAGATAGTCGAAGATTTGTTTAGGGAAAGAAAATTTGACGAAGTTATAAAAAAAGCCGAAGAATTTAACAAAGAACACTTCGATAAAAAAATATTCGAATATGAAATATTCGCTTTACTTGAAAAAAAAGAGTATGAAAAAGCGAAAAATCTGCTAAAAGAGAAATTTAACAAAAAAGACGAGTTTTATTATATGATGATGTCTTATATTTTAATCAAACAAAATAAACTCGATGAAGCCGTATATTATTTGAAGTCATTGTATGCACTAAACCACTCTAAAAACGTTCTTTTAGAACTTAGTGATGTCCTTATCAGACTAAAAAAATACAACGAAGCGCTTGCGTATTTGAGAACTCATCTCGATTTATACGGCTGTGATTTTGACGTATGTAAAAGGCTTGCCGTTATTTATAAACAAACGTATGATTACGACAATCTCGCCAATATATACGAAAAACTCGGTATTTACGATGAAAAATATTTAGTTTATGCAATCAACATCTATATGGAAAACGGCGAATACAAAAAAGCGATAAATTTAATTAAAAAATACGGCTTAAATAAAGAATATTTAATGATGGTTTATGTACAAGAAAAAAAATTCAGAAAAGCTTCGGCCGTTGCGTACGAGCTTTATGAAAAAACATCGAATCCGAAATATTTATTAAAATATTGCGAATATCTCTATTACGACCACCCAACAAAAGAGGAGATAAAAGATATCGCTAAAAAACTCGAATATTTAATAGCTTTTTATCCGAATGCATATTTGTATAATTTTTTGGGATATGTATTGATTGATAACGACATAAATGTAAAAAAAGGTCTTTATTTCGTACAAAAAGCGGTGGAATTGCAACCTGAAAATATCGAATATATCGACTCTCTTGCTTGGGGGTATTATAAGCTTGGAAAATGCAAGGAAGCTTGGGATATAATAAGATACATTCAAACAAAAGACAAAGAGATTTTAAAACATAAACGTTTGATTGAGAAGTGTGTGAGGAGAGGGAAAAGAGAAGGTGAAATGGTGAAATAG